The DNA region AACCTTATCGATGTCTCTTTTACGCTGAACAATCGGTGTATCATCTTGTTGATATAACCAAGTACGATTGTTGAAAGAGACTTTGTTTTTATTCTGATAGATGACACCTAATGCGAATTTCTCTGTGTCTAGGGCTTTTTTCATAGCTGACTCAAAGTCACTTGAGTCATAACCTTCTTCAAGTGGATAACTATGTTCTTTATACCACTTAAAGGTGTTGACCTTATTAAAGGTAACGCAGGGATGAAGGACATCAACGAGGGCATAGCCTTCATGATCAAAAGCAGCCTTTAGAATTTTCTTTAGTCCCTCCATGTCACCGGAGAAGGCTCTGGCAACAAAAGTGGCGCCAAGGGTCATGGCTACAGGTAAAGGATTGATGGGGTCGTTGATGACGCCGTTGACTTGGACAGGGGTCTTGAATTCTAAGGGACTGGTCGGTGCTGCTTGTCCTTTTGTTAAGCCATAGACCATGTTGTCATGAACGATGTGGACAATATCCGGATTACGCCTGACATTGTGGATAAAATGGTTACCGCCTTCGCCATACATATCCCCGTCACCGCCTTCTGCAATGACTGTTAGATGTGGGTTGGCTGCTTTTATAGCGACGGCTACCGGTAGACCTCTACCATGAAGACCATTGAAATAATTGGTATTAATGTATTGGGGCATTTTAGCCGCTTGACCGATACCGGAGGCCATGACCACTTGGGTTGGATTTAGATCCATTTCTTGCAGGGTTTCTATTAAGACCTTACGGATGGAGAAGTTCCCACAACCGGGGCACCATGCTATATCTGTTGACTGATCCATTTCAAAATGTTTCATGATTATACCTCCTTCATATAGGCAACGACTTCTTCAATAGAAAAAGGTTCGCCATTGTATTTTAATAGATTTTGATTCACGGTAACACCAAGTTCTAATAAAAGAATTTTGGAGAATTGAGCCGATGCATTGTTCTCAACGTTGATGATGGTATCTGCTTGATCAAAATATTTTTTAATATCTTGATGGAGTGGGAAAGGTTGCTTTATATATAAATAAGCGGTTTCACCATCACCGTACTGGTCTACATATTCTTTGAGAACACCATAAGTAGAGCCCCATCCGACAATGAGTTTCTTATAAGACTCTGGGCCAATCAATTCAGGGTACTGATAGTCTGCCATAAGTAAGTCTTTTTTAGATAAACGTTTTTCATTCATTTGAATCCTAACATCAAAAGATTCTGTAATGGTACCTTCTTCAACATGTTCATCACTGTCGCACTTAACCAGTCCGTCGCCAAAACCCGGAATGGATCTAGGAGAAAGACCATCTTCTGTTAGGGTATATCTTTTATAATCTTCTGTGCTTTTAACAATCGAAGATTCCAGGTATTTTGCATCCAGTTCAAAAGGTGCCATCTGGAATTTGGAGTCAACTAGGAATTGATCGGTTAATAAAAAAGTAGGCACTTGATATTTGTCAGCAAAGTAAAAGGCTTTTTGAGCCAGTTCTACAGCATCTCTCATATGTCCGGGTGAGAATATTATACGGGGGAATTCACCATGACCGGCATAGACTGCTAAGTTTAGGTCTTCCTGAGCGGTTCTTGTAGGTAAACCTGTACCTGGCCCAGGTCTTTGAGCGATATGAGCAACACATGGTGTTTCTGTAATACCGGATAAACTCACGGCTTCTTCCATAAGAGCAAACCCACCACCGGAGGTCGTGGTCAAAGCTCTTGCACCGGCATACCAAGCGCCAATGTTCATGTTAAGGGCCGCAATCTCATCTTCAGCCTGTTCTACAAAAATACCGAAGTCATTGGATTTGCCAGCCAAATAGGTGAGTAAACCGGTACCTGGGGACATAGGATAAGCCGATATGAAATTGCATCCACCGCCAAGAGCGCCAATGCCAAGGGCTTCATTACCGGAGAGTACCATAAGGGGTTCATCGTCTCGGGTTTGCAAATCATGATGCTCTTGATAAGCCTGTCCCAGTTCATAACCGGTCTTAAAGGCTTCAATATTACCATCTAAAATCTTATCATTTTTGTGTGAAAATCGCTCTTTAATTAAAGCATGACAGTGATCTTGATCTAGAGCCAGCATACCGGCAATATGGCCAAAAAGTACTGTATTACCAAAAAGAACACTTCCTGCTTCCGTCGCATAATCATTCAGTGTAAAAGGTACAAAAGTACCAACCAATTGGTCCCGCTCTTCATCACTTAAAAAATCTTCTTCACCAAAAATCTTGGAATCATCAGAAACTCTTTTAGTAACACGATAAAAGCTATGATTGTTGAGCAGATAGAGGAAATCGATATGTGACCTATAAGCAGCAACAGGAGCGTTGCTAATACGAATTTCCAAAGTGTTGTTACCGCCTCTTACGCGGCTCATGACTTCTTGAGTAGCAAATACATAATATGATTTTGAAATGGCCTTAACCAAAAAATCTTCTAAGGTTTGAAGGCCTTGTCCGGCTTCGCCGGATAAAACGATTGAAAGTTCTTGTTTCATTCTCGTACCTCCTAAAGTAAAATATTGTCCGACCACGTCAAGTCGAAAGATTATTGATGAATCTAGTTAAATATATAGTAAATGAAATTAATTATCAGTTAATTACAATTATAGTCGAGCACGATTGGAAATGCAACCCATTAGAAAAAGAAAAAAGTTTAACTTCAATATGATTTTCATGGGACACCTCTTAAAAAAATCACATTTGTATCTTGAGTTATATTTTATAGCACATAAAAAAGGCCTCAAAGCTTATAATCACTTGAGACCCATTAATAACTTATTTTTTTATTATAGGAGTGCGACTAGGTTTTGACAGAAAACCATATTATTTGCCAACATCGACCATGAAGTTCCTGGAAGCAGGTCTGTGTGATGGAGCAAGTCAGCATGGATGCTGACCGTCGACTTTTGGTGCATGGATGCACCAATTGGAGACCGTAATCATACAGTCTGCGGAAGGGTTTTCATGGGACCTCTATCAAAACATTACTCATTTTGTCTTACGTTCCTAATACTTAATCCGTGTCCGAATCTGTTTCTGGGCCTCCTCTTTAGAAACACCTTTCCTCCTAGCATAATCCATAACTTGATCTTCACCAATATGATACAAATCAAAATAATAACTGTCCTTGTGAGCCAGATATAAACCACAAACACTGGCCCCCGGTATCATCATATAGTTCTCTGATAAAGTCATCCCTATACGATCTTCCACATGCATCATCTCAAAGAAAGTTTTTTTCTCTGAATGATCAATAAGAGAAGGATAACCAAAAGCGGGACGAATACCTCGGTATTTAGCTCTTAACAATTCATCAAGCGGTAGGTCTTCATTTGTCGCATAACCCCAATAGCTTTTTCGCACATCCTCATGAAGCTTCTCGGCAAAAGCTTCTGCAAGACGATCGGCTAAGATCTTAATCATAAGACTCTTATAATCATCGTGTTCAGCCTCATAAGTAGCTAACATGTCTTCAATGCCAATACCGGCAGTAACTGCAAAAGCACCAACATAATCTTTTATACCGCTATCTTTGGAAGCAACAAAATCACATAAAGACACATAATCAGAGCCTTTTTTCTGTTGGCGATACATATGATAGGTAACAGGACCTTCATCCGTTTTTAGAACTAGGTCATCACCATCTTCATAAGCTTCGTAGAAACCAAGAACACCTTCGCAAGTAAGGGCGTTGTTCTTACTCAAATCAGCCAACATATCAAGGGCATCCTTATAAAGCTTAACAGCTTCAGGACCGACAACTGGGTCCTCTAAGATTTCCGGGTATTTTTTCTTCATCTCCCAAGCCATAAAGAAGAAAGTCCAATCGATATAAGGCAGCAAAGCCTCAATACGGGTCTCAATGACTTTCTCTCCAAGAAAAGTCGGCTTGACGATGGCACCCTTACCAAAATCATAGTTAGGCTTTAAAGAACGTGCGGTTTCAAGTGTAACAAGAGGTGCTATGTTCTTACCGGACAAATCTTCAATCCGTTTGTATTCCTTATAAACATCGGCAACAAAATCAGCCTTTTTATCTTCATTCTGTAAAGCTTTGGCAGCTTCAACGCCTTTGGTAGCATCTTGGGCATAGATGATCGGATAATCATAAGCCGGACAGATTTTTAGAGCTGTATGAAGCCGACTGGTGGTAGCACCACCAATAAGCAGTGGTATGGTCATGCCGGCTTCTTTCATCATGGAAGCCATCGTCACCATCTCATCTAAGGAAGGGGTGATAAGCCCACTTAAGCCAATCATATCCACCTTTTCCTTTTGAGCGGTTTCTAGGATTAATTCCGGTGACACCATAATACCTAAGTCAATAATCTCAAAGTTATTACATTGAAGCACCACACTCACAATATTCTTACCAATATCATGAACATCACCTTTGACCGTAGCCATTAAGATTTTGCCGGAGGAATTGGACTTTGAGGTAACATTTTCCGCTTCAATATAAGGAAGTAAATGGGCAACAGCCTTCTTCATAACCCTTGCACTCTTGACCACTTGAGGTAAAAACATCTTACCTTCACCAAAAAGGTCACCCACTTCACTCATGCCAGCCATTAGTGGCCCTTCAATAAGGTCAATGGCAGAAGGAAAGGATGATCTTGCTTCTTCTAGATCTGCAGTGACATAATCAGCAATGCCCTTTACCAACGCTTTTTTAAGTCTGATTTCAACAGCCTCAAGACGCCAGGGGTCTTCTTTTACTTCATTTTGACCACTTTTGGCTTGTGCTGTGCTGGCATATTCAATCAAAGCATCTGTAGCGGTATCACTTTTGTTGAAAATGGCATCTTCGACTAACTTAAGAAGCTTGGGTTCAATATCATCATAAATCTGAATCAAGCCCGGATTTAAGATGGCCATGTCTAAACCAACCTTAATGGCATGATAGAGGAAAACCGAATGCATGGCTTCACGAATGGTATCATTGCCTCTAAAAGAAAAAGACAGGTTACTTAGACCGCCGCTGGTCTTGGCATGAGGTAGATTTTTCTTAATCCATTCAACGGCGTAGATAAAGCCTAGGGCATAATTATTATGCTCTTCAATACCGGTGGCAATGGCAAGAATGTTGACGTCAAATATAATGTCTTCCGGTGGAAAACCTACTTTTTTTGTCAGTAAATCATAAGCGCGTTTTGCAATATCTATTTTACGGGCAAAACTATCGGCTTGACCTTTTTCATCAAAAGCCATAACCACAACAGCTGCACCAAAAGTCTTAATGATATTAGCCTGATACAAAAATTCTTCTTCACCGTTTTTTAATGAAATAGAATTGACAACCGGTTTGCCCTGAATGGCTTTAAGGCCGGCTAATATAATGGACCATTTTGAGGAATCAATCATCACAGGAACTTTGGAGATATCCGGCTCAGAGCCAATAAGCTTTAAGAAAATCTCCATCTCTTTCTCACCGTCTAGGAGACCGTCATCAAGGTTGATATCAATAATCTGTGCACCATTTTCTACTTGTTGGCGAGCAATGGTCAAAGCTTCTTCATATTGTTTCTCACGGATTAAACGGGCGAATTTTCTGGAGCCTGAGACATTGGTTCGCTCGCCTATATTAACAAAATTAATGGCTTTCGTAATATGTAGAGGCTCTAAGCCGGCCAATGTCGTCTGTGGCATTATTGGATTTGGTACATGGGGTTGGCCTTTTTCTACTGTCCTAGCGATGGCTCTAATGTGTTCATAAGTTGTACCGCAACAACCACCTACGATGTTGACATGACCGTTTTGAATCAGTTCTAAAAGGAGTGTAGCGGTTTCTTCAGGCAATTCATCATATTCGCCCAGTTCATTTGGTAGACCTGCATTGGGGTAAACACTAACGGGTAAATCGGTCAAGTGGCTTATTTCTTTGACATAAGGGATTAAGTCCTTAGCACCAAAAGCACAGTTGAGTCCGATACAAAAAACATGGTCATTTTTCATAGATTCAACAAAGGCCGCAAGTGTCTGACCGGATAGGGTACGACCGCTCTTGTCGGTTATGGTTCCAGAGATCATGATGGGCAATTGAATACCCTTTTGCTGATAAACAGTTTCACAGGCAATGATGGCAGCTCTGGCATTCAGACTGTCAAAAATGGTTTCAATCAATAAAAAATCCACACCGCCGTCAATAAGTCCTTCTATTTGACGGACATAATTATCATGAACATCTTCAAAAGTGACGGCCCTATAGCCGGGATTCTCAACATCCGGTGAAATAGAAAGGGTCTTGTTGGTCGGTCCGATGGCACCGGCAACAAAACGTGGTTTATCAGGCGTTAACTCGGTAAACCGATCAACACATTTTCTGGCTATCTTAGCAGCCGCCATATTTATTTCATAGACGTAGTCTTGGGTATCGTAATCAGCTTGAGAAAGACCGGTTGCATTGAAGGTATCTGTTTCTATGATATCTGCACCAGCTTCAAGAAATTGGTTATGTATGGTTTCGATGATTTTTGGATTGGTTAAAACAAGAATGTCGTTGTTGCCCTTAAGAGAAGAAGGGTAATCTTTAAAACGCGCACCTCTAAAATCAGCTTCACTGAGCTTAAAGCTTTGTATGCTGGTGCCCATGGCACCGTCGAGTATGAGAATTCTGGATTTTAATATATTTATAATTTGATCTTTATTCATATTGAGGCTCCTCATCCTTGATGCAATCTAGGGTTTGATTGATAGCATTATACCACGGACTTTAATACGGTGCAAGATGAGAGGCTTTGGTGTAATTTTTAATAAGGTTATAGAATACTGGAAGCGTATTTTTCTTTTTCTTCAGCGGACATTTGGTAGAAGGCATTCTGATCAATCGTCGCTCTAAAATCTTTGGCAAAATCAGAAGGGTTCCATGTATCAATAATAAATAAGGTGAAGTGCTTGGTTAGATCGACCTCTTGGACGTCGATGCTTCCTTTTTTGACATTGAAGTCGATGATCTGGACATTTGGTCTTGTGGGGTTTTGATGTCTATAAAGAGAAACGATACCAATTCTACCATCGGACAATAAAACACCCTGTCCGGTAGGAAAGATGCAGATGGTACTTGTCATCTGACGATAAACCTCAGGGTCAATTTTATAAACGGCATCCTTCATGAGAATCTCAAGAGCCGTATGTATAGGCATTTTTTTTCGATAGGTTCGGTTAGATGTCATGGCATCGTACATGTCACAAACAGTGATTAGTCTGATATATAATGGAATCTCCATACCTACCAAGCCAAAAGGATAGCCAGACCCATCCATTTTTTCATGATGATAGCGGATAATCTGCTTAACAGAATAGGGCAAAGTTTCAATATCTTTAACCATTTGGTAACCATACTCAGGGTGCATTTTCATTTCTTTTTTCTCGAATTCAGTCAATTCAGCTGGTTTGCGGACAAGGCTTACCACTTTAGCTTTGCCAATATCATGAAGGAGTGCACCTAGGGCAATATTCTTAATTTCTTTTTCAGTGTAGCGCATGGATTTGGCCGTTAATATACTTAAGATGGCCACATTAACACTATGTCTATAAGTGTAGTCATCAGAATCCATGAGTTCCGTTACGGTATATAGAAGTTTTTCAGATGTATATAAAGTTGCCATAAGAGATTCAACAACATTCACCACTAAATCAATGTGTTCATTAGGGATGGCAGGATTAAGGCCAGTCTTATCATTGTGAATCATCTCCACAAAAACCGTCTGAACAGCTTCAACTGAAAGCTTCATATCTTCTTTACTTACAAGGTCATCAGGCTTTAGAGACTGAGATAGTTGATCAAGCGTTCTGAAATAATTACCATTATGCTTCTTAAGCTTAGATAAAAGTTCATAACTAATAATGGCACCCTTACTGATTAGAAGGTGACCCTCATCATTATAAACAGAATCTGTAATTGTCTCGCCTAGCCCAAGGTTATGCAGTGTGTAATCATCCATAAGTTTTGCTCCAATGATGACATGAGTATAGTGTGTCGTACCTATTATATCTTTTGAATCATACTACCGATAGTTGCTTGTGCCTATATTGTACCACTAACTGGAATGAGAATACAATTCGAATCGTTCAAATAAGCCAATATTTCTCATATTCTACACATAATATCGGTATAAACGTATAAAAAATGAACACCTACAAGAAAAAACGTCAAAATTTTTTAATGTTAGGGATGTTAGTGGCTATGATATAATAGAAATATGGAAAAAGGAGGCATGTTTATGGTGGGTATCGTTTTACAAGGTGGCGGCGCAAAAGGTGGTTATCAAATTGGTGTTTGGAAAGCGCTAAGAGAATTAGGTATTGAGATCGGGGGTGTAACCGGCACATCTATTGGTGCCATAAACGGAGCCCTTATTGTTCAGGATAAGTTTGAAGAGGCATATAATCTTTGGTACAATGTAGACCCGCGTTTGGTTATAAAAGATGATCCGGAGTTGTATAAACAATTAATCAACCTTGATATAGATATTAAAAATGTTCAGATGTATTTTGAGTATTTAAAAAAAATAATCAGACAAAAAGGTCTTGATATTGAACCTTTAAAGGATCTTATTGAGAAAGAAATCGACGAAGCATGTATGCGTAGCTCAAATATTGTTTTTGGTTTGGTAACGGTCTCGCTATCAGATCTAAAACCTATGGAGCTATATGTAAAAGACATCGAAGAAGGGAAAATCAAAGATTATATATTGGCATCTTCATTTTTGCCCGGATTCAAATCTCAAACCTTGGATGGGAAAAAATTCCTAGATGGAGGGTTTTATGATAACTTACCCATTAATCTATTGGCCAAGAAAGGCTTCAAAGAGATTATTGCAGTGGAACTGAACGCTATAGGAATTGAGCAACCGGTTAAGAACAAAGAGCTGGTTATAAGAAGAATTAAGCCTTCAGGTGATGTCGGTAAGCTATTAGAATTTGATAAGGAACGGTCGAGAAATAATCTTAAAATGGGATATTTGGACACGATGAAGTCTTATGGCAAGTGTTATGGTAGCTCTTACTACCTAACGGATATACCTGAAGAATCTGTTTTTTTTGACAAATTGATTCAGTTATCCGATGAGCAGATATTAACCATGGGAAAGATTATTGGTTATGAAACCGGTTATCCTAAAAGACTTATGCTTGAAGTCATTGTATCGGAATTATGTGAGATGTTAGGGTTTGACCTATCCATGTCTTATGGTGAAATCGTTCTAGGGGCCCTAGAATACTTAGCAGCTGCGACTAATATTGAGCGTCTAAAGTTCTATGACTATGAGACGTTTTTAAACTTAATTCTAAAAAAATGTGCAAAAGCACCACAAAAAACCTTCGATATAGAATTTATGCCCAAAGTACTTAGAAGACAAAGCCTAGTACAAAAAACCTTTAAAGAAGAACTGCTGATGAAATGGTTGGTACTGATGGCTTCAAATGAAGACACAACATCATAAAGGACGGATGCAATCTTCATGGTCAATCTTTACGTTATTAACAAGGGTTGAAACAGGATGCATGGTCATGCTCTTTGAGGCGTAAGGCGATAACATCGATTGAAGTGCCAAGACATCCTTATTTTTGGGATTTAACCAAGCATTTAGTTGGTTAGGACTTAGAATAACGGGCATTCGATTATGGATATTCTTAATCATGTCATTGGCTTGGGTGGTTATAATGGTACAGGTATAGATTTTGGTGTTATCTGGGGTTTTATAGGAAGACCATAAACCGGCCATGGGCATAAGAGGACTTTCTTTTAAGGCGATCCTATAAGGGGTTTTATCTGAGCTATGACTTTGCCATTCATAAAAACTAGAAGCTAGGATTAAACATCTTTTGGTAGAAAAAGCGTCTTTAAAAGTGGGCTTAAGGGCCAATGTCTCACTTCTAGCATTAAAAAGCTTGTTTCCAATACTTGAGTCTTTTGACCAGGAAGGCACAAAACCCCATTTCAAGTAACCGGCACGGTTGGATACACCATCATTAATGACGGATAAAACCGGTTGGCTTGGAGCTATGTTGTACCTAG from Petrocella atlantisensis includes:
- a CDS encoding thiamine pyrophosphate-dependent enzyme, translated to MKHFEMDQSTDIAWCPGCGNFSIRKVLIETLQEMDLNPTQVVMASGIGQAAKMPQYINTNYFNGLHGRGLPVAVAIKAANPHLTVIAEGGDGDMYGEGGNHFIHNVRRNPDIVHIVHDNMVYGLTKGQAAPTSPLEFKTPVQVNGVINDPINPLPVAMTLGATFVARAFSGDMEGLKKILKAAFDHEGYALVDVLHPCVTFNKVNTFKWYKEHSYPLEEGYDSSDFESAMKKALDTEKFALGVIYQNKNKVSFNNRTWLYQQDDTPIVQRKRDIDKVNALLRIEA
- a CDS encoding 2-oxoacid:acceptor oxidoreductase subunit alpha, whose product is MKQELSIVLSGEAGQGLQTLEDFLVKAISKSYYVFATQEVMSRVRGGNNTLEIRISNAPVAAYRSHIDFLYLLNNHSFYRVTKRVSDDSKIFGEEDFLSDEERDQLVGTFVPFTLNDYATEAGSVLFGNTVLFGHIAGMLALDQDHCHALIKERFSHKNDKILDGNIEAFKTGYELGQAYQEHHDLQTRDDEPLMVLSGNEALGIGALGGGCNFISAYPMSPGTGLLTYLAGKSNDFGIFVEQAEDEIAALNMNIGAWYAGARALTTTSGGGFALMEEAVSLSGITETPCVAHIAQRPGPGTGLPTRTAQEDLNLAVYAGHGEFPRIIFSPGHMRDAVELAQKAFYFADKYQVPTFLLTDQFLVDSKFQMAPFELDAKYLESSIVKSTEDYKRYTLTEDGLSPRSIPGFGDGLVKCDSDEHVEEGTITESFDVRIQMNEKRLSKKDLLMADYQYPELIGPESYKKLIVGWGSTYGVLKEYVDQYGDGETAYLYIKQPFPLHQDIKKYFDQADTIINVENNASAQFSKILLLELGVTVNQNLLKYNGEPFSIEEVVAYMKEV
- the metH gene encoding methionine synthase, whose product is MNKDQIINILKSRILILDGAMGTSIQSFKLSEADFRGARFKDYPSSLKGNNDILVLTNPKIIETIHNQFLEAGADIIETDTFNATGLSQADYDTQDYVYEINMAAAKIARKCVDRFTELTPDKPRFVAGAIGPTNKTLSISPDVENPGYRAVTFEDVHDNYVRQIEGLIDGGVDFLLIETIFDSLNARAAIIACETVYQQKGIQLPIMISGTITDKSGRTLSGQTLAAFVESMKNDHVFCIGLNCAFGAKDLIPYVKEISHLTDLPVSVYPNAGLPNELGEYDELPEETATLLLELIQNGHVNIVGGCCGTTYEHIRAIARTVEKGQPHVPNPIMPQTTLAGLEPLHITKAINFVNIGERTNVSGSRKFARLIREKQYEEALTIARQQVENGAQIIDINLDDGLLDGEKEMEIFLKLIGSEPDISKVPVMIDSSKWSIILAGLKAIQGKPVVNSISLKNGEEEFLYQANIIKTFGAAVVVMAFDEKGQADSFARKIDIAKRAYDLLTKKVGFPPEDIIFDVNILAIATGIEEHNNYALGFIYAVEWIKKNLPHAKTSGGLSNLSFSFRGNDTIREAMHSVFLYHAIKVGLDMAILNPGLIQIYDDIEPKLLKLVEDAIFNKSDTATDALIEYASTAQAKSGQNEVKEDPWRLEAVEIRLKKALVKGIADYVTADLEEARSSFPSAIDLIEGPLMAGMSEVGDLFGEGKMFLPQVVKSARVMKKAVAHLLPYIEAENVTSKSNSSGKILMATVKGDVHDIGKNIVSVVLQCNNFEIIDLGIMVSPELILETAQKEKVDMIGLSGLITPSLDEMVTMASMMKEAGMTIPLLIGGATTSRLHTALKICPAYDYPIIYAQDATKGVEAAKALQNEDKKADFVADVYKEYKRIEDLSGKNIAPLVTLETARSLKPNYDFGKGAIVKPTFLGEKVIETRIEALLPYIDWTFFFMAWEMKKKYPEILEDPVVGPEAVKLYKDALDMLADLSKNNALTCEGVLGFYEAYEDGDDLVLKTDEGPVTYHMYRQQKKGSDYVSLCDFVASKDSGIKDYVGAFAVTAGIGIEDMLATYEAEHDDYKSLMIKILADRLAEAFAEKLHEDVRKSYWGYATNEDLPLDELLRAKYRGIRPAFGYPSLIDHSEKKTFFEMMHVEDRIGMTLSENYMMIPGASVCGLYLAHKDSYYFDLYHIGEDQVMDYARRKGVSKEEAQKQIRTRIKY
- a CDS encoding HD-GYP domain-containing protein, with protein sequence MDDYTLHNLGLGETITDSVYNDEGHLLISKGAIISYELLSKLKKHNGNYFRTLDQLSQSLKPDDLVSKEDMKLSVEAVQTVFVEMIHNDKTGLNPAIPNEHIDLVVNVVESLMATLYTSEKLLYTVTELMDSDDYTYRHSVNVAILSILTAKSMRYTEKEIKNIALGALLHDIGKAKVVSLVRKPAELTEFEKKEMKMHPEYGYQMVKDIETLPYSVKQIIRYHHEKMDGSGYPFGLVGMEIPLYIRLITVCDMYDAMTSNRTYRKKMPIHTALEILMKDAVYKIDPEVYRQMTSTICIFPTGQGVLLSDGRIGIVSLYRHQNPTRPNVQIIDFNVKKGSIDVQEVDLTKHFTLFIIDTWNPSDFAKDFRATIDQNAFYQMSAEEKEKYASSIL
- a CDS encoding patatin-like phospholipase family protein, producing the protein MVGIVLQGGGAKGGYQIGVWKALRELGIEIGGVTGTSIGAINGALIVQDKFEEAYNLWYNVDPRLVIKDDPELYKQLINLDIDIKNVQMYFEYLKKIIRQKGLDIEPLKDLIEKEIDEACMRSSNIVFGLVTVSLSDLKPMELYVKDIEEGKIKDYILASSFLPGFKSQTLDGKKFLDGGFYDNLPINLLAKKGFKEIIAVELNAIGIEQPVKNKELVIRRIKPSGDVGKLLEFDKERSRNNLKMGYLDTMKSYGKCYGSSYYLTDIPEESVFFDKLIQLSDEQILTMGKIIGYETGYPKRLMLEVIVSELCEMLGFDLSMSYGEIVLGALEYLAAATNIERLKFYDYETFLNLILKKCAKAPQKTFDIEFMPKVLRRQSLVQKTFKEELLMKWLVLMASNEDTTS
- a CDS encoding SOS response-associated peptidase, producing MCGHVTLELDIQLLRDILNEAYGVKTMTLNHYKPRYNIAPSQPVLSVINDGVSNRAGYLKWGFVPSWSKDSSIGNKLFNARSETLALKPTFKDAFSTKRCLILASSFYEWQSHSSDKTPYRIALKESPLMPMAGLWSSYKTPDNTKIYTCTIITTQANDMIKNIHNRMPVILSPNQLNAWLNPKNKDVLALQSMLSPYASKSMTMHPVSTLVNNVKIDHEDCIRPL